In Ovis aries strain OAR_USU_Benz2616 breed Rambouillet chromosome 13, ARS-UI_Ramb_v3.0, whole genome shotgun sequence, the genomic window AGTTATCCTGTGACACAGCCCCTGTTAcctgctgcatctcctgcaacttGCAATTCTTGAACTAAAGGTGTCTAACTATAGTGTCTCATCTCATGGAGGAAAAGTATTTCTAAGAGTAACTAGAGGTCTGGAGGCTGCTAGGACCATGGACAATTTGGAAGAGTGTTTATACTTCCTCTTATGTTCCTAAGAAGCACACTGACAATGACTCAGTTTATAACTTTCCAAAGTGCAAGGAAACTTGATGGTGAGACTAAAAATTTTGCTCAAAGAACAGGTTTCAGAAGGTGTTCAGAATCCATTCTTATCCTGGCATCAGAGGGAAGCCCTAAAGCCTAAAATGTCCAAATAGACATCCTGTTTGTCTTGATATTAAAACATCATCTTTCTTCTTACTAAGATCTCATGCAGAATTCTAccttcatgatttttattttctggaaaatggAACTCATGCCTCCCCAAAGATGAAATAGTAGATTCTCAGCATCTAACTTATGGGTGACCACTCCAGATAAAAATGGAAAGCCCCCTTATATTGTATTAATACCACGTGGAACTCTGAACTCACCTGTTCACAAACATTTGTCCTGTTCTTCTCTAGTAGTTCAGGAgagtgtttgctttctttttgcttATGAAAAGGAGTGTTCCTTTGATAGGATTCAATCTCCCTTTTGGGAAGCTGGATGGATTTGGCAAGCTTAAACTCTGCACTTGGGGTCAATTGCACGGGATCTTCCTTTTCACAGTTCGGCTTGAAAAGGAGCCTCCCATTGGCAATGATGATGGAGGCGAACCTCTTGACGTCTTCTGGAACCATCCGTGCCACCTGAACAAATCTCTCCAGGTCATCCGGGCTGTTCTGGATTTTGTCGGTCACAAGGACTTCCAGGGACCAATCGCAGCTCTCCAGCCTTTCCTTTGTTTCAAGCAGGATTTGGTAGGAGTTGGAGATCGTCTGTAGCTGATCCCTAATTCTGGCCTGAAGGTTACTGTTGGTGAGGTTGCAGGTGGTTCCACAGACTCCTTGGGCAAAATCCAGGAATTCTCTCAAGGATTCCTCTGTGCGGTCAGCGGCCCTGCGGATTGCATCGATGTTGGCCTCCAGAGAGTCCCTGAACCTCCACTTCCTACTGACAAAGAGCATCAGGCCCCCGACGGAGTTGGCCACCTTGTGCTGCAGAACTGTGACCGTCTCTCTGGCCAGGTCCAGGTCCAAGGGGAGCTCTCTGGCTGACTCCTCTGAGAAGGAGCTGGACGAAGAGTCAGTGGATgtggaggagcaggaggaaagaATGCTGGCTCTACTGTCAGAGCTGGACACAGAAGAGCTGTCTGGTTCAGGGGACAGCGATGCTGCCTGGCTGGAAAACCATGAGGAGTTATGGTCCAAGGAATTCTCTGAAGGCATGTTGGCTTTTCCCAGCTCTTTCCCAGACTGAGGGTCCCTCGGCCTTGCTTTAGGGATGTCGTAAATATTCGGCTTGGTGTTCTGCTGCTCCACTCGGGGGATCAGAAAACTTGAAGGAACCTTGTAGCTGACACCTTCATCCAAAGGGAATGCACCCTTGGCTAGTGGAAAGCTATAAGAAGGAATTTCTGGAAGGCTGAATTTTTTCTGCATGGGCATGTTTTTCTGTGGGTGTGGACTGGGAGTCCCTGCTCTGCTGCTCGGAGGGCTGTGGAAGCTGGACATACACCTGGGGAGGGCATGGTGCCCCGATTTTTCCACAGAGCTACTTGGAGATGCATTTCTTACATCAGCCTTTTCCAGAGACACTGGCGTGTCATAAACCCATTCTGATTTCTGAGGGCTTGGCAATGTGTTGCAGCCACCCCTCCTTAAGGCGATGCTTGATGTCGGGGGAATATTCTGCCTCTGTGAAGAACCACACAAAGTCACCCATTATTTAGTTTAAGGAAAAGACAGTATGAGCGACTCGGGGGATTCATGTGTATTACACTGAGGAGCCACCAAGCGCTGGGCACTGTGCATCTTGAAAGCCTGATGGTCACTCCTCTGCTCAAGTTTCTGCAGTGGCTTCCCACTTCCGCCACCACTCAAGCCCTTCACAGTCTGGCTCCAGCCTCCTTTTGAGTCTCCTCACTCTCTGCCTCTGCCACCACACCTGGCACTCCCCTCCTTCAAGGTCCAGCGACTCAGGCTGCTTACCTTTCTCTGAACCCAAAATGCTCTCCTGCACAGCTATGTTTAATTCTGTCCAAGCTGGTTCCTCTGTTCTCAGTGTCCACTCAACCCCTTGCTTTCCATCTAACAAACTCCTGTGCATCCCACATGACACTGCTGAGAAGCCACCTCGGGCATGAGTGCGTacttgctgagtcacttcagtcatgtcccactctcggcgaccccatggactgtagaccaccaggctcctctgtccatgggactctccaggcaagaatactggagtgggttgccatgccctcctccaggggaccttcctgacccagggagagaaTGTCTCCCTCatcggcaggtgagttctttatcactagcgccacctggagaGCCCACCTTGGGCATAGGTGTATTTATTGTATGCAAGTGACAGAATCCATTGATAAGCATAGATTACAGATCTCAAGTTAAGTCACCTCCCCTCCATACAAATAAAAACCTACCTCAATGCAACATGTCTCCAAGGTAGATTGCAAGAAGCATTTATCTCAAGTTTCCTGCGCTCTTGCTCTGTGCCAAGCCCTGT contains:
- the CASS4 gene encoding cas scaffolding protein family member 4 isoform X2 codes for the protein MTLLAKALYDNHPDCADELAFCRGDILTILEQNVPESEGWWKCLLHGRQGLAPANRLQILAEAPTDRPRPPFLKGLDNAPAISQETYEVPALLNPSSPVYEQMKSWVEGPPPPTVQVYEVPDPPTCARIVCEKTLSFPKQAVFMIPRPARTSLPALACQVYDVPAQNRCPPTLKEPGTQQLYDIPPSPQKAALGPLASQTNRQNIPPTSSIALRRGGCNTLPSPQKSEWVYDTPVSLEKADVRNASPSSSVEKSGHHALPRCMSSFHSPPSSRAGTPSPHPQKNMPMQKKFSLPEIPSYSFPLAKGAFPLDEGVSYKVPSSFLIPRVEQQNTKPNIYDIPKARPRDPQSGKELGKANMPSENSLDHNSSWFSSQAASLSPEPDSSSVSSSDSRASILSSCSSTSTDSSSSSFSEESARELPLDLDLARETVTVLQHKVANSVGGLMLFVSRKWRFRDSLEANIDAIRRAADRTEESLREFLDFAQGVCGTTCNLTNSNLQARIRDQLQTISNSYQILLETKERLESCDWSLEVLVTDKIQNSPDDLERFVQVARMVPEDVKRFASIIIANGRLLFKPNCEKEDPVQLTPSAEFKLAKSIQLPKREIESYQRNTPFHKQKESKHSPELLEKNRTNVCEQKLPCLEEREKPILEQRSDENSDLETQNSSSLVPRPLSQQNPEKKIRLSEHCRLYFGALFKAIGVLNSSLQNSQPPETFITQSKLVITVGQKLVDRLCRETQERDVRNEILRGSSCLCSLLKDLALATKQAVLQHPSPAALQHLQAEAKKLEQHAQQFRGMLE
- the CASS4 gene encoding cas scaffolding protein family member 4 isoform X1, coding for MKGAGILDGAPKTLLAKALYDNHPDCADELAFCRGDILTILEQNVPESEGWWKCLLHGRQGLAPANRLQILAEAPTDRPRPPFLKGLDNAPAISQETYEVPALLNPSSPVYEQMKSWVEGPPPPTVQVYEVPDPPTCARIVCEKTLSFPKQAVFMIPRPARTSLPALACQVYDVPAQNRCPPTLKEPGTQQLYDIPPSPQKAALGPLASQTNRQNIPPTSSIALRRGGCNTLPSPQKSEWVYDTPVSLEKADVRNASPSSSVEKSGHHALPRCMSSFHSPPSSRAGTPSPHPQKNMPMQKKFSLPEIPSYSFPLAKGAFPLDEGVSYKVPSSFLIPRVEQQNTKPNIYDIPKARPRDPQSGKELGKANMPSENSLDHNSSWFSSQAASLSPEPDSSSVSSSDSRASILSSCSSTSTDSSSSSFSEESARELPLDLDLARETVTVLQHKVANSVGGLMLFVSRKWRFRDSLEANIDAIRRAADRTEESLREFLDFAQGVCGTTCNLTNSNLQARIRDQLQTISNSYQILLETKERLESCDWSLEVLVTDKIQNSPDDLERFVQVARMVPEDVKRFASIIIANGRLLFKPNCEKEDPVQLTPSAEFKLAKSIQLPKREIESYQRNTPFHKQKESKHSPELLEKNRTNVCEQKLPCLEEREKPILEQRSDENSDLETQNSSSLVPRPLSQQNPEKKIRLSEHCRLYFGALFKAIGVLNSSLQNSQPPETFITQSKLVITVGQKLVDRLCRETQERDVRNEILRGSSCLCSLLKDLALATKQAVLQHPSPAALQHLQAEAKKLEQHAQQFRGMLE